Genomic window (Patescibacteria group bacterium):
AATCGTTATTATCTCGAAAAATGTTGCGTTTTTCAACGCCTCGATCAAATACATGATAAAACCCATTTGTTAAAAATTCTCTAGGCATATAAATTTTTATAGCTTTATGTAGGACATCGTATGTCCTACATTTAATGTTAAAATTAAAAAAATCGCTTGTCAATATCTCCATCAATATCATCAATCATTACTATTCCGTTATTGCGGCGGCGGGTTCAGTTGCCGGAATTGCTGGTTCAGTTGCTCCCTCCTCTACTGGGGTTTCCACCTCATCAATGGGCAAGTCGGCGGGCAAGGGTTCTTCGATGGGTTCTTCAATAGGGACTTCAATAGGAACCTCGACAGGAGTTTCTGCAGGAGTTGACGTTATTTCAACTGGTTCGGTTTGCACTATCCACCAATCAAATTTTAAATCTTGTACAGCTGGATCAGCAATATTAATAATAGCAAGGCCATTTTCCTGATAGTTTATCCACCAGCGCGAACCATAATCATTTCTAAAAGTAATAAATATTTTAGAACTCGGTATAATCTGATTAGTTCTGATTTCTGCGGACACGCTTTCAACTTTAATTATTCCCTCGCCTATTGAGCTCTGGCCCTGGTCAGGATTTTTTTCAATAACCAATGTTCTTGTCATTAATTGGGTAATTTTCACAATGGTTTTTTCAATTGTAATGCCAAAGTCCTTTAATTTATCAAATAAGACAGCCAAAAATCCATCATTGATTTCCATTGTCCCAGAGGAATCAATTGTGCCTTCGCTATCCAAAGACAAGGATTCTTTTATTGCTTCTATTTCCATTGATAAAGAAGTAATCATTTCGCCCTGCGCGCTTACCGATGAGGCAAGTTCTTTGACTCCCTCAACCAGCAAAGCAGTTATTTCTAATTCTTTTACCGAGTAAATTTCTCGGTCATTGTATCCAAATGTGTATACTAAATCAGGCACTCCACTACTTGCTATTTCTTGCGCAATAAAGCCCATATGATTTTCGTTGCCGTCCAAAACAACATAATCATTGCCCTCTTCTGGTGTTCTCCAGTTGAAATTCACGCCCCTTAATGAAATCAATTTTTCCAAAGCATTATCAATATCAGTGACGTTCTTCTTTAATGTCAAATCAGAGGCGCCATTGTATAACATACCATTAACATCTGTTCTTAAATCAGCAACGCTTGGGGTGTTTGGGAAATACGCAGCGCCTGAAACAGAAGCCGTGCCATCAACAGAAAGAAGATAAGCAGGAGCTAAGTCCCCAATCCCGACGTTGCCAGTAGCCAATATTCTCATTCGTTCCGTTAATGCCACATCAGTCGAAGCATTTCTGGTTGAAAAAGCCAAATCTCCTCTAGTATTATTACTACTATCGCTAAGTAAGTATTTAATCGCTGCCCCACCTATAGAGGCAGCAGACACAGAATTAGCACTACCAAAAACAATTGCACCCCCTGAACCAGCATTGTTAGCGTTGCCAATTATTGAAAGAGTACCTAATTTTGCTCCAGCATCAGTTAAAGCCGCTGTATCTTGTCCAATCCCACTAATTTCTGTTTGGTATCTTGGCGCCGTCGTCCCAATCCCGACGTTGCCGCCTGCCTGAATGGTTAGCACGTCTACCTTTGCTACCGCCCCGCCATAAGTTGAAAACCTTAACCCAACATTTCCTGAACTTTCCCGAATAGCATCAATCGCTACCAAATCAGTGGCTCCTTGATTCCAAACAATACCCTTCCTTGTATTATCCGTAGACCAACCATTATCGCTTAATTTAATATAATCGGTTGCATCAGTAGCACTAGCAATTTCCAACAATGCCCCTGGTGCCGTCGTCCCGATGCCGACATTGGCATTAAAC
Coding sequences:
- a CDS encoding tail fiber domain-containing protein, which codes for GGSIGFGGRYNGTSQAGFAVIKGAKESATAAEYGGYLSFNTRAHGTRLSEKMRISGNGNVGIGDTAPAYTLSVDGTASISDDFYVGDNMLFADLSENTIFSSASWDITNDLTINHLHFGTSLSLINIADNLNVGAGFPARTTGDYNTSVGIGAQAALTEGRWNNAFGWHTQNALTTGLWNDAFGYEAQRSLTEGNYNNAFGYDNLTSLIDGDNNNSFGSSALASLTTASNTNAFGHLAGWSITTASGGVFLGSYAGYYETAADKLFIDNRQRTSESDGRANALIYGVFADAVANQILTFNANVGIGTTAPGALLEIASATDATDYIKLSDNGWSTDNTRKGIVWNQGATDLVAIDAIRESSGNVGLRFSTYGGAVAKVDVLTIQAGGNVGIGTTAPRYQTEISGIGQDTAALTDAGAKLGTLSIIGNANNAGSGGAIVFGSANSVSAASIGGAAIKYLLSDSSNNTRGDLAFSTRNASTDVALTERMRILATGNVGIGDLAPAYLLSVDGTASVSGAAYFPNTPSVADLRTDVNGMLYNGASDLTLKKNVTDIDNALEKLISLRGVNFNWRTPEEGNDYVVLDGNENHMGFIAQEIASSGVPDLVYTFGYNDREIYSVKELEITALLVEGVKELASSVSAQGEMITSLSMEIEAIKESLSLDSEGTIDSSGTMEINDGFLAVLFDKLKDFGITIEKTIVKITQLMTRTLVIEKNPDQGQSSIGEGIIKVESVSAEIRTNQIIPSSKIFITFRNDYGSRWWINYQENGLAIINIADPAVQDLKFDWWIVQTEPVEITSTPAETPVEVPIEVPIEEPIEEPLPADLPIDEVETPVEEGATEPAIPATEPAAAITE